The genomic stretch GGAACTATAGGTAAAAAGAAGAGTAAGATGATAAGCTGTTGCCGGCTGTAGAGCGTGGTGGCGAGCCGTGTCGGCTACATCTAAAGTCTACAGCTGGAGCGTAGGGCTCTGTACAGCGGCATGGCTACAGGACAACTTACAGTCTTGTGCGAGTGAGATTGAAACCTGTGGTGGCTATCAAGAGAGCGATCTTCAGTGTCTTCAGTGTGGAGGCTGACAAGAGCAGAAGATGTTGGAGGAAAGCAGAGACGCGGGATGTAGGAGTTATCTTATGAAGTAGAAGTGAAGGTGAACTCTAAGCGAGGGTGGACCACAGGTTTACCTACTCTTCTTCCCCGCACTTGCGCCGCTTGTGTGGGCAACCCTTAAGAAGCAAAGTGAAGTTGCACATCTACACGGCGCAATACCTGGTGAAGCCGTGTGAGCTAGAAAGGACTATCCACTGCCTACGGCTCTTGGAAAATGCGAGGAACGGGTTGAGGTAAACTTGAAATATGTGGAGGATGTTGACATGGAAATAGACACTTCGGACAAATTGTTCGAGGCCCTTGGAACAGACGATAGCTCGATCGCAGCCTGCGCATACTCTCTAGAGATTGTCCTCGCACTTGAACGCAACGCAACTACGCTCATAGCACATCGGCACAACCGAGCATTACTCACCTAATACGTCATCTCAAAATCTCGATAGCTGTTGCCTGGCATATTCCAGAAAATGCGAATGTGTCTATCTACATGGTCATGACCTGCATACCCAGATCTCAACCCTTCAGCTTCTTCCCATCCCACTCCCTCTTCCCCTTGCCTTCAGCCTTGTGTCGTTTTGCTTCCTCCCGCGGATCAATAACAAGCAGTTCCTCTTCATTCTTCCGTTTCCACTCAAGATCTTTGCCTAACCTATCCTTTGCAAAAGTGAGAGAATGCGACATCCACCCAGCATCGTCATCCgactcttcttcctcttgcTTGTCCCAGGCTTTACACGACTGACAACCTACTATGAAATGCAAGTCACACGCACCCTCCTCGTCGTCCGCTCCGTTTGCATCGCCACTGGCGTTGCCATTTGTGCTGTCTTCTGGTAGTGCTGGGGTCTCCATCTTCGAGGCTGCTGCCGGTTCTGCAGAATCGAGTTTTGACTTGAACTTTGAAAGAATATCCAATGCTGACTGTTCGTCCTTTGCGTTTCCCCCTGCACCTCGCTTTCGCCCCCTTGTGGTAGTCGAAGATACCATGGCTTCTAATAACGACTTCTTCTTAGTAGGTCCTGTGTCTTGAATTGCCGTATTGCGCTTCATCGACGCCTTGAGGTCTGCAATTTGTTGGTTTACGCGGTCGAGCTTTGCGCGCTTTTCCGACTCTGGCGATAGTTCTCTTGGAGGTGTGCGAGCTTTCGGCTTGGGCGATGGTTCTGCGTCGACTTTGGGGACGGGTTTGGGCGATGGGGATCTTGGTGGTGATTTCCTCGAAGGCTTGCGGATGGGTATGGCTATGTCTGGCTTGGGCGCTTTTATTACGGGCTTTTCGTCTCCTGCACTAACAAGCTTGGTGTTAAACTTGGGCTTCTTCGCAACTGGGGCAGCCTCGGCGTCGGCTGCATCGTCTCCAAAGCTGAGCACATTCTTGCCAGCCTTCCTCTTCGGCTTCTTGACCTTCTTTGTCTCTTCCATTCGCGCAGGCGCCTGGACTCTCTTAACCATGTCCTCGAATGGGTTGATGATGATCTCAGCCCCCGTGACTCTGGACGGGTACATTGGCTGGTCTTCGCTTCCTTCCCGTATCTCGGCCTCAGCCATCTTCATCAGATTGTAAATGGTGTCGCCTGCTATCCTTCCAAACATAGTGTTCTTGTCCTGCAATTCTGGCGTCGCGGCCAGAGTGAAAAAGAACTGACTGCCATTGTCATCTTTTTTGCCCGTATTTGCCATACCCAGCAGTCCTCTCCTGGTGTACTTGAGCCGGCTATGAAACTCATCCGCAAAAGGCTCGCCATCATAACTGCTCTCTCCACCCTGTCCAGTTCCGGTCGGATCTCCTCCCTGCAGGATAAAGCCTTTGACTAGGCGGTGAAACACGGTGTTATCGTAATAACCATCGAGACATAGCTGCAGAAAGTTGCGCGAAGTAATAGGCGTCTGCTTGGCGAAGAGCTCAATTTCAAGGTCGCCCGCGGTGGTGTGAAGGACGACTTTGGCGGTCGGATTCGGCTCGAGATTGTACGTCGAACTCATGGTCGCGGTCGGAAATGCCCAAGTGAATGCACGGTAATATGCGCCGTGAATGCTCGTGGCCGCGCTCGTCGCGTGAGATGGTGTCGCGAAAAAGTTGACCACTGAGCGATGAGATGTACCGCACGGGCCCCCACCAGCCTTGACGCGACGTCATCTTCGCCCTCAACCTTTCCTACCCCAGCAACCTTCGTACGGTTATTTGCATCCTCACCCCTCGCACGATCATGCAGACAGGTTGCACATAACGTCGCATTTACTCGCAATCGTGCTTACTACGCCATCTACCCGTGCATCTGCTATCAGATCAGCTTGGCTTTTGGCACCATGTTGCCCTACATCAACGCACGTACGTGGAAGTTAACCAAGCTGTCGTCTTGTATACTAATACTATGAAGCATTTGAATATGTGGCCAATATTCTTGGAAACTCTACAGATGAGCGTAAGCTACCATGACTAAATTTACGTACCCCTGCTTACTGACGGACCACATAGTGAAGCTCATCTTCACCTTCTACCTGTCCTACCCCTTGGCTGCTGTCCTGAAAAGGATACCTGACAAGGAACCATGGAAGAAAAACATGTTCGTAATCGGGTAAGTCAAATCATACCATACCCGTAGAATGCCGTTTTAATGATCCAAGTGTGTCACTGTTCTACCTCGTCGGGCTTTTTGACATGTGGAGTGGACTGCGGACCATCCTCATCAGTGCTGGTGGTGCCTATCTCATCTCGTCCCGGATTCACTCCCCATACATGCCGTGGATAGGTTTCGTCTTCCTCATGGGCCACATGTCGGTCAATCACATCTATCGGCAGGCCGTTAACGACCCGTCTGCCTTGGACATCACAGGAGCTCAGATGGTACTGGTTATGAAGCTTACCGCCTTTTGCTGGAACGTGCAAGATGGTCGCCTCCCTGATTCCGAACTCACTGATGTTCAACAAGAACACGCTATCCGAACCATGCCCAGCCTTCTTGACTACACCGGCTatgtcttcttcttcccaGCTCTCATGGCAGGCCCAGCCTTTGACTACTCTGAGTACAGCAACTACATCACCACGACCATGTTCACTCTACCGCCGGGCACTGATCCATCCAAAGCACCTCCAACGCGTAAGAAGCGTAAGATTCCTCGAAGCGGTATGCCGGCTGCCATCAAGGGCGCTTATGGAACTCTTTGGCTCGTCGCTTTCATCAAATTCTCCAGCTGGTATTACCCCGCCTTCTATCTTGGCGATGATTACATGCAGTACAACTTTTTCCGCAGGATCTGGCAGCTGTACATGCTTGGTCTCACCACTCGCATGAAGTATTACGCTGTCTGGAGCTTGTCGGAAGGATCGTGCATCCTGTCCGGTATTGGCTACAATGGAATTGACCCAAAGACCAACCGCCCAAGATGGGATCGCCTCACCAACATCAAGCCCCTTGAAATTGAGAGAGCGCAAAACGCCCGCGCCTATCTTGGATTCTGGAACATCAACACGAACCAATGGCTCAAAAATTACATGTACCTGCGTGTGACGCCAAAGGGCAAGAAACCTGGCTTTAGAGCCACACTGGCGACCTTTGTAACCAGCGCTTTTTGGCACGGCTTCTATCCCGGCTACTACCTAGCATTTGTACTCGCGGCTTTTGTGCAAACTGCCGCAAAGAGTAAGTGGCCTATTACGCTGAGACATATGTAATACTGACACGACATAGACGGCCGTCGCTTAATCCGCCCACTTTTCATGACACCAGACGGCAAAGCACCGCTTCCATCTAAGAAATACTACGACATGTTTACCGTCTTTCTCACGCAAACTGTGTTTGCGTACGTTGTCGCGCCATTTATCCTGCTCGGTTTCTCCGACACGATCAAAATTTGGTCACGCGTCTACTTCTACACTCTTATTGGCGTGGCCGGATCCTTTGCACTGTTCTCACGCTCCTTCCCTTTCCGAAAGCAGCTCGTTCAGCTTCAATCTGCTCGTGCGTCACCCGCAGCTCCTACGTATGACGACCCCGCAATTGAAAAGGCAGCACGTGAGGAAATTCGGAGAGAACGACTTG from Pyrenophora tritici-repentis strain M4 chromosome 1, whole genome shotgun sequence encodes the following:
- a CDS encoding PpiB, Peptidyl-prolyl cis-trans isomerase (rotamase) yields the protein MSSTYNLEPNPTAKVVLHTTAGDLEIELFAKQTPITSRNFLQLCLDGYYDNTVFHRLVKGFILQGGDPTGTGQGGESSYDGEPFADEFHSRLKYTRRGLLGMANTGKKDDNGSQFFFTLAATPELQDKNTMFGRIAGDTIYNLMKMAEAEIREGSEDQPMYPSRVTGAEIIINPFEDMVKRVQAPARMEETKKVKKPKRKAGKNVLSFGDDAADAEAAPVAKKPKFNTKLVSAGDEKPVIKAPKPDIAIPIRKPSRKSPPRSPSPKPVPKVDAEPSPKPKARTPPRELSPESEKRAKLDRVNQQIADLKASMKRNTAIQDTGPTKKKSLLEAMVSSTTTRGRKRGAGGNAKDEQSALDILSKFKSKLDSAEPAAASKMETPALPEDSTNGNASGDANGADDEEGACDLHFIVGCQSCKAWDKQEEEESDDDAGWMSHSLTFAKDRLGKDLEWKRKNEEELLVIDPREEAKRHKAEGKGKREWDGKKLKG
- a CDS encoding membrane protein, with translation MWSGLRTILISAGGAYLISSRIHSPYMPWIGFVFLMGHMSVNHIYRQAVNDPSALDITGAQMVLVMKLTAFCWNVQDGRLPDSELTDVQQEHAIRTMPSLLDYTGYVFFFPALMAGPAFDYSEYSNYITTTMFTLPPGTDPSKAPPTRKKRKIPRSGMPAAIKGAYGTLWLVAFIKFSSWYYPAFYLGDDYMQYNFFRRIWQLYMLGLTTRMKYYAVWSLSEGSCILSGIGYNGIDPKTNRPRWDRLTNIKPLEIERAQNARAYLGFWNINTNQWLKNYMYLRVTPKGKKPGFRATLATFVTSAFWHGFYPGYYLAFVLAAFVQTAAKNGRRLIRPLFMTPDGKAPLPSKKYYDMFTVFLTQTVFAYVVAPFILLGFSDTIKIWSRVYFYTLIGVAGSFALFSRSFPFRKQLVQLQSARASPAAPTYDDPAIEKAAREEIRRERLARTKSTDSFSSAKMPLHGIADDPEAEIDEIVAEVKAEIEQRKRRGSVMQGFDLKKAVQEKLNQFNKKT